One window from the genome of Pedococcus badiiscoriae encodes:
- a CDS encoding aspartate-semialdehyde dehydrogenase, with protein sequence MRIGVFGATGQVGSVMRALLAERGFPVDEIRYFASARSAGTTLPWAGGEVTVEDSATADFSGIDIALFSNGGAASKELAPKVAAAGAIVVDNSSAWRKDPDVPLVVSEVNADDLDTIPKGIVANPNCTTMAAMPVLKPLHDAAGLVRLTVASYQAVSGSGGKGVQELDGQLRGGYAAGSPADLALDGRAVPVPAPNVYAVPVAFNVIPLAGSVVDDGSLETDEEQKLRNESRKILHIPDLLVSGTCVRVPVFTGHSLAIHAEFADDITPERALELLAKAPGVVVTDVPNPLEAAGRDEVFVGRVRVDQAAPAGKGLVLFVVGDNLRKGAALNAVQIAEELLKRR encoded by the coding sequence ATGAGAATTGGTGTCTTCGGGGCCACCGGGCAGGTCGGCTCGGTCATGCGCGCACTCCTGGCCGAGCGGGGCTTCCCCGTCGACGAGATCCGCTACTTCGCCTCGGCGCGGTCGGCGGGCACGACGCTGCCGTGGGCCGGTGGCGAGGTCACCGTCGAGGACTCGGCCACGGCTGACTTCTCCGGGATCGACATCGCGCTCTTCTCGAACGGCGGGGCGGCGTCCAAGGAGCTGGCCCCCAAGGTCGCGGCGGCCGGTGCGATCGTGGTCGACAACTCGTCGGCGTGGCGCAAGGACCCCGACGTCCCGCTGGTCGTCAGCGAGGTGAACGCCGATGACCTCGACACCATCCCCAAGGGCATCGTCGCCAACCCCAACTGCACGACCATGGCCGCGATGCCCGTGCTCAAGCCGCTGCACGACGCGGCGGGACTCGTCCGCCTCACCGTGGCGTCCTACCAGGCCGTGTCCGGCTCCGGCGGCAAGGGCGTCCAGGAGCTCGACGGCCAGCTGCGCGGTGGGTATGCCGCGGGCTCACCTGCCGACCTCGCCCTGGACGGGCGAGCGGTGCCGGTGCCGGCACCCAACGTCTATGCCGTGCCGGTCGCCTTCAACGTCATCCCGCTCGCGGGGTCCGTCGTCGACGACGGGTCGCTGGAGACCGACGAGGAGCAGAAGCTGCGCAACGAGTCGCGCAAGATCCTGCACATCCCCGACCTGCTGGTCTCGGGCACCTGCGTCCGGGTGCCCGTCTTCACCGGGCACTCGCTCGCCATCCACGCCGAGTTCGCCGACGACATCACGCCCGAGCGCGCCCTGGAGCTGCTGGCCAAGGCCCCGGGTGTGGTCGTCACCGACGTGCCCAACCCGCTCGAGGCGGCTGGGCGCGACGAGGTCTTCGTGGGACGGGTGCGCGTCGACCAGGCGGCCCCGGCCGGCAAGGGCCTCGTGCTGTTCGTCGTCGGTGACAACCTGCGCAAGGGTGCCGCCCTCAACGCGGTGCAGATCGCCGAAGAGCTGCTCAAGCGCCGCTGA
- a CDS encoding acyl-CoA dehydrogenase family protein, translated as MSSDLDQEPVVNASERESRAVAEAARETDWERPSFAKGLYLGHFDLDLVHPHPRATAEDEARGEEFLARLREVCAQIDGARIEREAKVPDEDLARLADIGAFGMKIPREYGGLGLTMSSYGKALMLVGSAHPSLGALLSAHQSIGVPEPVKLVGTPEQKQAFLPRCAAGAISAFLLTEPDVGSDPARMGSTATPTEDGTAYLLDGVKLWTTNGVVAELLVVMARVPEHDGQRGGITAFVVEGRAEGITVERRNSFMGLKGIENGLTRFHQVRVPAENRLGKEGEGLKIALTTLNAGRLSIPAMCAAAGKWALKISREWSAERVQWGRPVGEHGAVAEKIAFIAATTYGLESVLELSAQLADAGSKDIRIEAALAKLWASEMAWQIADELVQVRGGRGYETAESLRARGERAVPAEQMLRDLRINRIFEGSTEIMHLIVAREAVDAHLKAAGALAEKDASLEDKARAAAGASGFYAKWLPQLVIGKGAAPTSYAEFGVLATHLRFVERSSRKLARQTFYGMSRWQAKLEYRQAFLGRVVDIGAELFAIAAACSRAEMLRTDDESRGRSAYQLADVFCQQSRHRVEALFTDLWSNSDDADTRLAKGVLAGDYTWLEEGVLDQSEGTGPWIAPWSPGASETESVWRAVR; from the coding sequence ATGAGCAGTGACCTCGACCAAGAACCCGTGGTGAACGCGAGCGAACGGGAGTCCCGCGCGGTCGCGGAGGCGGCCCGAGAGACGGACTGGGAACGCCCCAGCTTCGCCAAGGGCCTCTACCTCGGCCACTTCGACCTCGACCTGGTGCACCCTCACCCGCGGGCGACGGCCGAGGACGAGGCGCGTGGCGAGGAGTTCCTGGCCAGGCTGCGCGAGGTCTGCGCCCAGATCGACGGGGCCCGGATCGAGCGCGAGGCGAAGGTCCCCGACGAGGATCTCGCACGGCTGGCCGACATCGGGGCCTTCGGCATGAAGATCCCCCGCGAGTACGGCGGACTGGGGCTGACGATGTCCTCCTACGGCAAGGCGCTCATGCTGGTCGGGTCGGCGCACCCGAGCCTCGGGGCCCTCCTGTCCGCCCACCAGTCCATCGGGGTGCCCGAACCCGTCAAGCTCGTCGGCACTCCCGAGCAGAAGCAGGCCTTCCTCCCCCGGTGTGCCGCGGGCGCCATCTCGGCGTTCCTGCTCACCGAGCCGGACGTGGGCTCGGACCCGGCCCGGATGGGCAGCACCGCCACCCCCACCGAGGACGGCACGGCCTACCTGCTCGACGGGGTGAAGCTGTGGACCACCAACGGCGTCGTCGCCGAGCTGCTCGTCGTCATGGCACGGGTGCCCGAGCACGACGGGCAGCGCGGCGGCATCACCGCCTTCGTCGTGGAAGGCAGGGCTGAGGGGATCACCGTCGAGCGGCGCAACTCCTTCATGGGGCTCAAGGGGATCGAGAACGGCCTGACCCGCTTCCACCAGGTGCGGGTGCCCGCGGAGAACCGCCTCGGCAAGGAGGGTGAGGGGCTCAAGATCGCGCTGACGACCCTCAACGCGGGGCGCCTGTCCATCCCCGCCATGTGCGCTGCCGCGGGCAAGTGGGCGCTCAAGATCTCACGCGAGTGGTCCGCCGAGCGGGTGCAGTGGGGACGGCCCGTCGGCGAGCACGGGGCCGTGGCCGAGAAGATCGCCTTCATCGCCGCCACGACCTACGGCCTCGAGTCGGTGCTCGAGCTGTCCGCGCAGCTGGCCGACGCCGGCAGCAAGGACATCCGCATCGAGGCCGCCCTCGCCAAGCTCTGGGCGTCGGAGATGGCCTGGCAGATCGCCGACGAGCTCGTGCAGGTCCGCGGGGGTCGCGGCTACGAGACGGCCGAGTCGCTGCGGGCCCGTGGCGAACGTGCCGTGCCGGCCGAGCAGATGCTGCGCGACCTGCGGATCAACCGGATCTTCGAGGGCTCGACCGAGATCATGCACCTGATCGTCGCCCGCGAAGCCGTCGACGCCCACCTCAAGGCCGCGGGTGCACTGGCCGAGAAGGACGCCTCGCTCGAGGACAAGGCCCGCGCCGCCGCGGGTGCGAGCGGCTTCTATGCGAAGTGGCTGCCGCAGCTGGTCATCGGCAAGGGCGCGGCCCCCACCTCGTATGCCGAGTTCGGCGTCTTGGCGACGCACCTGCGGTTCGTCGAGCGGTCCAGTCGCAAGCTGGCCCGGCAGACCTTCTACGGCATGTCGCGGTGGCAGGCGAAGCTGGAGTACCGGCAGGCGTTCCTCGGACGGGTCGTCGACATCGGCGCCGAGCTCTTCGCCATCGCCGCGGCCTGCAGCCGGGCGGAGATGCTCCGGACGGACGACGAGTCCCGGGGCAGGTCTGCCTACCAGCTGGCCGACGTCTTCTGCCAGCAGAGCCGACACCGGGTCGAAGCCCTCTTCACCGACCTGTGGTCCAACTCCGACGACGCCGACACCCGACTGGCCAAGGGCGTCCTGGCCGGCGACTACACCTGGCTGGAGGAGGGTGTGCTCGACCAGAGCGAGGGCACCGGCCCGTGGATCGCCCCGTGGTCACCCGGGGCCAGCGAGACCGAGTCCGTCTGGCGTGCCGTCCGCTGA
- a CDS encoding GNAT family N-acetyltransferase, producing the protein MELPDPLTARPMAPSDARAVFELVAAAETHDLGEAAIEVEDIEGDWARASFDLATESIGVWEGDRLAACGEVFKGRRADASVHPDYRGRGIGSWLADWLEDCARTRGSRLVGQTVPEGSGAEAFFQGRGYRQGWTSWVLQVPADRTIEAQPLPPGYGLRELAEPADARVAFQLIEDAFNEWPDRDPSSFDDWAPRGPLRPGFEPWQIRFVVDPAGTAVGVCFTILAGATGYVDAIAVRHDQRGLGLARALLVDAFARARAHGATVSELSTDSRTGALGLYEHVGMQVVRTWRHWMTDL; encoded by the coding sequence ATGGAGCTCCCCGACCCGCTGACCGCCCGGCCGATGGCACCCTCCGACGCCCGGGCGGTCTTCGAGCTCGTCGCCGCTGCCGAGACCCATGACCTCGGCGAGGCGGCCATCGAGGTCGAGGACATCGAGGGCGACTGGGCCCGTGCCAGCTTCGACCTCGCCACCGAGAGCATCGGTGTCTGGGAAGGCGACCGGCTCGCGGCATGCGGCGAGGTGTTCAAGGGCCGGCGGGCGGACGCCTCCGTGCACCCGGACTACCGCGGTCGGGGCATCGGCAGCTGGCTGGCTGACTGGCTCGAGGACTGCGCACGCACTCGCGGGTCGAGGCTGGTCGGGCAGACCGTTCCCGAGGGCAGCGGCGCAGAGGCGTTCTTCCAGGGCCGCGGCTACCGGCAGGGTTGGACGTCGTGGGTGCTGCAGGTGCCGGCGGACCGGACCATCGAGGCTCAGCCGCTGCCGCCGGGATACGGCCTGCGCGAGCTCGCCGAGCCGGCCGACGCACGGGTCGCGTTCCAGCTGATCGAGGACGCCTTCAACGAGTGGCCGGACCGCGACCCCTCGAGCTTCGACGACTGGGCGCCGCGCGGCCCGCTGCGCCCGGGGTTCGAGCCGTGGCAGATCCGCTTCGTCGTCGATCCGGCCGGCACCGCCGTGGGCGTCTGCTTCACGATCCTCGCGGGCGCGACCGGCTACGTCGACGCGATCGCCGTCCGTCACGACCAGCGCGGCCTCGGCCTGGCCCGGGCCCTCCTGGTCGACGCGTTCGCGCGCGCCCGGGCCCACGGAGCGACCGTCAGCGAGCTGTCCACGGACTCGCGGACGGGCGCCCTGGGGCTCTACGAGCACGTCGGCATGCAGGTCGTCCGGACCTGGCGCCACTGGATGACGGACCTCTGA
- a CDS encoding GntR family transcriptional regulator — MPVPATQLPVSRALLRDDVHRRLRDAIVDGTLAPGEQLRDQELAAWLGVSRTPVREALLRLQQAGLVAALPGRSTTVASLDTRAARDAQAVVAQMHRLAVHDAVGQLTAADLARMRAANTRFAAALEAGDPDAALEADDELHGIPVEAAGNAALAAVLDQFTPVLRRVERLRFGSLSGRDSVSLHARLIDLCQAGDREGAAAVSHETWQTLAPLLET, encoded by the coding sequence ATGCCAGTCCCGGCCACTCAGCTCCCCGTTTCTCGGGCCCTGCTGCGCGACGACGTCCATCGCCGACTGCGGGACGCCATCGTGGACGGCACCCTTGCCCCCGGTGAGCAGCTGCGCGACCAGGAGCTGGCAGCCTGGCTCGGGGTGAGCCGGACGCCGGTCCGTGAGGCACTGCTCCGCCTCCAGCAGGCCGGGCTCGTCGCGGCGTTGCCGGGTCGCTCGACCACGGTGGCCTCGCTCGACACCCGCGCGGCTCGTGACGCCCAGGCGGTCGTGGCGCAGATGCACCGGCTCGCGGTACACGACGCGGTCGGCCAGCTCACCGCCGCGGACCTGGCGCGCATGCGTGCGGCCAACACGCGGTTCGCGGCTGCCCTCGAGGCGGGCGACCCCGACGCGGCGCTCGAGGCGGATGACGAGCTGCACGGCATACCGGTGGAGGCGGCGGGCAACGCCGCGCTGGCCGCGGTCCTCGACCAGTTCACGCCGGTCCTACGCCGGGTCGAGCGGTTGCGGTTCGGCTCGCTCTCCGGGCGCGACTCGGTGTCCCTGCACGCGCGGCTCATCGACCTCTGCCAGGCGGGGGACCGGGAGGGTGCGGCCGCGGTGTCCCACGAGACCTGGCAGACCCTGGCTCCACTGCTCGAGACCTGA